A stretch of the Polyangiaceae bacterium genome encodes the following:
- a CDS encoding serine/threonine protein kinase produces the protein MAEPGDPTAADPFRGTQYRALRQLGAGGMGEVYEVEHEIVGRLSVAKVLRLELAKDPAVADRMRVEAQALAALSHRNIVNVTDFARTADGRPFYVMEQLDGCTLGEDYRSRGAYPVDEAIGVVRQILAGLSAAHELGLVHRDIKLDNVFLHATSSGERVVKLLDFGVAKVLAGRGSRAPAPLTLPTADGAIVGTPRYVSPEQVLAKGIDHRADIYATGLVLYTLVCGRGPFDQIKRQEDFFIAHLGDDPPAPSDVARQPLPHELDAAILRAIRKNPADRFQSAAEFSAALEAISSRRTARMGWLETTPSDPAKQAVAPLDSDHTAPDAELEQRLRGESTTAPTRGGPRASTRTEVIEVAGAAPQASAELPTRTARGAPAPPAAAGASTVPNANKGGSPVLAYSSAALVAVVVSALGLWLVDTRSIAALAAVLLASMACATVTARFVPTLLP, from the coding sequence ATGGCGGAACCCGGCGACCCGACGGCGGCGGACCCCTTTCGGGGAACCCAATACCGCGCGCTGCGCCAGCTTGGCGCCGGCGGGATGGGCGAAGTGTACGAGGTCGAGCACGAGATCGTCGGCCGACTGTCGGTCGCGAAGGTCCTCCGGTTGGAGCTCGCCAAGGATCCGGCCGTCGCGGATCGAATGCGCGTCGAGGCCCAGGCCCTGGCCGCGCTGTCGCACCGCAACATCGTCAACGTGACGGACTTCGCCCGCACCGCCGACGGCCGTCCCTTCTACGTCATGGAGCAGTTGGACGGCTGCACTCTCGGCGAAGACTACCGGAGCCGCGGCGCCTACCCCGTGGACGAAGCGATCGGCGTCGTCCGTCAGATCCTCGCGGGACTGAGCGCTGCACACGAGCTCGGGCTGGTCCACCGGGACATCAAGCTGGACAACGTCTTCCTGCACGCGACGTCGTCCGGCGAACGGGTCGTGAAGCTACTCGACTTCGGCGTGGCGAAGGTGTTGGCTGGACGCGGCAGTCGCGCACCCGCGCCGCTCACGTTGCCGACGGCGGACGGCGCCATCGTGGGCACGCCACGCTACGTCAGCCCGGAGCAGGTGCTCGCCAAGGGAATCGACCATCGCGCCGACATCTACGCGACCGGCCTCGTGCTCTACACCTTGGTCTGCGGTCGCGGTCCGTTCGATCAGATCAAGCGTCAGGAGGATTTCTTCATCGCGCACCTCGGAGACGATCCGCCCGCACCCTCCGACGTGGCCCGTCAGCCGTTGCCCCACGAGCTCGACGCGGCGATCCTGCGGGCGATCCGCAAGAACCCCGCAGACCGCTTTCAAAGCGCAGCGGAGTTCTCCGCGGCGCTCGAGGCGATCTCGAGCCGACGCACCGCGCGCATGGGCTGGCTCGAGACTACGCCGAGCGACCCCGCGAAGCAGGCGGTCGCACCGCTGGACTCCGACCACACCGCGCCCGACGCTGAGCTCGAGCAGCGGCTCCGTGGCGAGTCCACGACGGCACCCACGCGCGGAGGGCCTCGCGCGTCCACACGGACCGAGGTCATCGAGGTCGCGGGCGCGGCGCCGCAGGCAAGCGCCGAGCTCCCCACGCGCACGGCACGGGGAGCACCGGCGCCCCCGGCAGCGGCAGGTGCGTCGACTGTGCCCAACGCGAACAAGGGCGGGAGCCCCGTGCTCGCGTACTCCAGCGCGGCGTTGGTGGCGGTGGTCGTGTCCGCGCTCGGCCTGTGGCTGGTCGACACCCGCTCCATCGCAGCGCTCGCAGCGGTGCTCTTGGCGAGCATGGCCTGCGCCACGGTCACCGCGCGATTCGTCCCGACTCTCTTGCCGTGA
- a CDS encoding AAA family ATPase, with protein MPPTGLHPQGAPRPTSSHAEQSLHRALATGLPQGWSAWHSLRVRSETGWEGEGDFVVAIPDRGLLVIEVKGGAIEVRDGQWLQNGKLMARAPREQGHSFARLLVSKLEERGLRGTPAFAVATAFPSSPFSNPPRQGDLDGAVLGQQDLPYLREALEAMRERLFPTQQRPRDSRWVELLHELWGETWTPRLVLGDRARLREQELIPLDQQQLHMLDLLRKNQRCLVTGGPGTGKTLLACEMWRRLRARGARPALLCWTNALASSLRASGIDTAFTVRELAAELITEVGIDPQDGAPPSAWSAETWELVSLHAAADALELGRSRFDAVVIDEAQDLSPNDWELVRGLADGRSLWGFADEGQGFWRDRHVPKDCFGAQAELRERYRCPEPLAAFADHYRTKEPSSVPPPARLSSAPPPAPIVPIDELRIVRLPSATALEEYAAREIQKALSEGLQPHDIAVLSLVGQLKTDLCARDRIGEVPVRRADAPDAGEQVVADTFLRFKGLERPLVLIVELDRGKHRYDVRMHVALTRATVRSVVLATREELEADARLAAVAAASRA; from the coding sequence GTGCCCCCCACCGGTCTCCATCCCCAAGGCGCGCCGCGCCCGACGAGCAGCCACGCCGAGCAAAGCCTCCACCGCGCGCTCGCGACGGGACTGCCGCAGGGCTGGAGCGCCTGGCATTCGCTGCGGGTGCGTTCGGAGACGGGATGGGAAGGGGAGGGCGACTTCGTCGTCGCGATCCCCGACCGCGGGTTGCTGGTGATCGAGGTGAAGGGCGGCGCCATCGAGGTCCGGGACGGGCAATGGCTGCAGAACGGCAAGCTCATGGCGCGCGCGCCGCGCGAGCAAGGGCATTCGTTCGCGCGGCTGCTCGTCTCGAAGCTCGAGGAGCGCGGGCTGAGGGGCACTCCGGCGTTCGCCGTGGCCACCGCGTTCCCGAGCAGCCCCTTCAGCAATCCACCCCGCCAAGGCGACCTCGACGGGGCCGTGCTCGGGCAGCAAGACCTACCCTACCTGCGTGAAGCGCTCGAGGCGATGCGCGAGCGGCTCTTCCCGACGCAACAGAGACCGCGCGACTCGCGCTGGGTGGAGCTCCTTCACGAGCTCTGGGGGGAGACCTGGACCCCGCGCCTCGTGCTCGGGGACCGTGCGCGCCTCCGCGAGCAGGAGCTCATCCCGCTCGACCAGCAGCAGCTGCACATGCTCGACCTGCTGCGGAAGAACCAGCGCTGCCTCGTCACCGGCGGGCCGGGCACCGGCAAGACGCTGCTGGCCTGTGAGATGTGGCGGCGGCTGCGCGCGCGTGGAGCGCGGCCGGCGCTCTTGTGCTGGACCAACGCGCTCGCGAGCTCGCTCAGGGCGAGCGGCATCGACACGGCATTCACCGTTCGGGAGCTCGCCGCCGAGCTGATCACCGAGGTTGGCATCGATCCGCAGGACGGCGCCCCGCCGAGCGCGTGGTCGGCGGAAACCTGGGAGCTCGTCTCGCTGCACGCAGCGGCCGACGCGCTCGAGCTCGGGCGGAGTCGCTTCGACGCGGTCGTGATCGACGAGGCACAGGACCTCTCGCCGAACGACTGGGAGCTCGTGCGAGGCCTCGCCGACGGCCGATCACTCTGGGGATTCGCGGACGAAGGCCAGGGCTTCTGGCGCGATCGCCACGTGCCGAAGGACTGTTTCGGCGCACAGGCCGAGCTGCGCGAGCGCTACCGATGCCCCGAGCCGCTCGCCGCGTTCGCAGATCACTACCGCACGAAGGAGCCCAGCTCGGTTCCGCCGCCCGCCCGCCTGTCGTCCGCGCCGCCGCCCGCGCCCATCGTCCCCATCGACGAGCTCCGCATCGTCAGGCTGCCCAGCGCGACCGCCCTCGAGGAATACGCTGCCCGCGAAATCCAGAAGGCGCTCTCCGAGGGCCTGCAGCCTCACGACATCGCGGTGCTGTCCCTAGTAGGCCAGCTCAAGACCGACCTCTGCGCGCGTGATCGCATCGGCGAGGTACCGGTTCGACGCGCGGATGCGCCCGACGCCGGCGAGCAGGTGGTCGCGGACACTTTCCTGCGCTTCAAGGGTCTCGAACGACCGCTGGTGCTGATTGTCGAGCTCGACCGTGGCAAGCATCGCTACGACGTGCGCATGCATGTTGCCCTGACGCGCGCGACGGTGCGGAGCGTGGTGCTCGCGACGCGGGAGGAGCTCGAGGCGGACGCGAGGTTGGCGGCGGTTGCCGCTGCGAGTCGGGCCTGA
- a CDS encoding serine/threonine protein kinase, whose product MGTRREIEGGDDPFQAGQTVDGRYRILRRLNAGGVGVVYEAEHSFTGLKVALKALHNRAGDHPERMQAEARTLAEMRHPNIVQITDGGVTDGVVWFTMELLQGSSLRELLNKEGALDVERALRVGIQVAEGVASAHEQGVIHRDLKPENVFVLRDASVKVLDFGTSKITNKLGRSGALKTTDRFRLIGTQAYMPPERLKAERTDGRADVYALGHILYEMIAGRHCWSDGPGPLDLPEAIELGMRQIYAPPAPLAEHVPGLPAVVDRMVLRALSKDPRHRQQSMRELAAELQAALATCSSAPRFQRPTAPKAVASPRERESFATTTEETAVPFSAPEHPKAGGRSATAIDAALMRGAVRFASSSPQATDVEQGLRAIAAAAGDSMICRDLSLASAECDDRSRAPLRAAVARIGTEREESRERLIGRLQALLAQRTRAGNANRSPSPRTDIALGAALLLEPGTRSDAAESALFKLGAADADVQSFALSILVAFGRTPVAMHPAPRGALLALLLGAAEDSELARSELAAFVLSAASLQDSEPPPPPEPREARSAMPVARSPSAAQTPTPSGIATPRPSPPTPPAAAPAPPTVRMGWVLAIAFVCASLVLVTGAALRARTSGSATSTRPSAAAPPAKQSAPPADPTTDERPPTPASAAVPSPPPPPSADVPTESRKAPAASGPPSAAVTPRPTPRSGAGAHKLPGSGL is encoded by the coding sequence ATGGGGACCCGGAGGGAGATCGAGGGGGGCGACGACCCGTTCCAGGCGGGACAGACCGTCGATGGGCGCTACCGCATCCTGCGCCGCCTCAACGCCGGAGGCGTCGGTGTCGTCTACGAAGCAGAGCACAGCTTCACGGGCCTCAAGGTGGCGCTCAAGGCGCTCCACAATCGCGCCGGCGACCATCCCGAACGCATGCAAGCCGAGGCGAGAACGCTCGCCGAGATGCGTCATCCGAACATCGTTCAGATCACCGACGGCGGCGTAACGGATGGCGTCGTCTGGTTCACCATGGAGCTCTTGCAGGGCTCCTCGCTGAGAGAGCTCCTCAACAAGGAAGGGGCCCTCGACGTCGAGCGCGCGCTCCGCGTCGGAATACAGGTCGCGGAAGGCGTGGCATCCGCGCATGAACAAGGCGTGATCCACCGCGATCTCAAGCCGGAGAACGTGTTCGTGCTTCGGGACGCCAGCGTCAAGGTCCTGGACTTTGGGACGAGCAAGATCACGAACAAGCTCGGTCGCTCCGGGGCGCTCAAGACCACTGACCGGTTTCGCCTGATCGGCACCCAGGCCTACATGCCGCCGGAGCGATTGAAGGCCGAGCGCACCGACGGTCGCGCGGACGTCTACGCGCTCGGCCACATCCTGTACGAGATGATCGCCGGACGGCATTGCTGGAGCGACGGCCCGGGGCCGCTCGACCTGCCCGAGGCGATCGAGCTCGGCATGCGCCAGATCTACGCGCCACCCGCGCCGCTCGCGGAGCACGTGCCAGGGCTCCCCGCCGTGGTCGATCGCATGGTGCTGCGCGCTCTCTCGAAGGACCCCCGGCATCGCCAGCAGTCGATGCGAGAGCTCGCGGCGGAGCTCCAAGCCGCGCTCGCGACGTGCTCCAGCGCGCCCAGGTTCCAGCGGCCGACCGCCCCCAAGGCCGTCGCTTCGCCGCGTGAGCGCGAGTCGTTCGCGACGACGACGGAGGAAACAGCCGTACCGTTCAGTGCTCCGGAGCACCCGAAGGCAGGAGGGCGGAGCGCGACTGCCATCGATGCCGCGCTCATGCGTGGAGCCGTCAGGTTCGCCAGCTCGTCTCCGCAGGCAACGGACGTGGAGCAGGGGCTCCGGGCCATCGCAGCCGCAGCCGGTGACTCGATGATCTGTCGCGATCTCTCGCTGGCGTCTGCCGAGTGCGACGACCGCTCGCGCGCGCCGCTGCGCGCCGCCGTCGCTCGCATCGGCACGGAGCGCGAGGAGTCGCGCGAGCGCCTCATCGGCCGTCTTCAAGCCTTGCTCGCTCAGCGGACACGCGCCGGGAACGCAAACCGCTCACCGTCGCCGCGGACCGACATCGCGCTCGGTGCAGCGCTGCTGCTCGAGCCGGGCACGCGCTCGGACGCCGCGGAGTCCGCGCTCTTCAAGCTCGGTGCCGCGGATGCAGACGTCCAGAGCTTCGCCCTCTCGATCCTCGTGGCGTTCGGGAGGACTCCGGTGGCGATGCACCCAGCCCCGCGCGGAGCGCTGCTCGCCCTCCTGCTCGGCGCAGCCGAGGACTCGGAGCTCGCGCGGTCCGAGCTGGCTGCGTTCGTGCTCAGCGCGGCATCCCTGCAAGACTCGGAGCCGCCGCCGCCACCTGAGCCACGCGAGGCGCGCTCGGCGATGCCCGTCGCGCGCTCGCCGAGCGCAGCCCAAACGCCCACGCCTTCTGGAATCGCCACGCCCCGACCGTCGCCACCCACCCCACCGGCGGCCGCCCCTGCGCCTCCCACGGTGCGCATGGGCTGGGTCCTCGCCATTGCGTTCGTGTGCGCCAGCCTGGTGCTGGTCACGGGGGCTGCGCTCCGAGCGCGGACATCTGGCTCCGCTACATCAACGAGACCGTCCGCCGCCGCTCCGCCGGCAAAGCAATCGGCACCTCCGGCTGATCCAACGACGGACGAGCGCCCGCCGACGCCGGCGAGCGCTGCCGTCCCCTCACCTCCTCCGCCGCCCTCGGCGGACGTCCCGACGGAGTCGCGGAAGGCCCCCGCGGCGTCCGGCCCGCCGTCCGCAGCGGTGACCCCGAGGCCGACGCCTCGCAGCGGGGCTGGGGCCCACAAACTCCCGGGATCTGGGCTCTGA
- a CDS encoding DUF433 domain-containing protein — MTWRDRIVADPSICHGQATIRGTRVMVSVVLDNLADGLSADEIVQSYPTLTVDDVRAAMSYAADLARERVLPFGATGS; from the coding sequence ATGACTTGGCGTGATCGCATCGTAGCCGATCCCTCGATCTGTCACGGGCAGGCGACTATCCGCGGCACGCGAGTAATGGTCAGCGTGGTCCTCGATAATCTGGCAGACGGGCTGTCCGCCGACGAAATCGTTCAAAGCTACCCGACGCTGACCGTGGACGATGTCCGCGCGGCCATGTCATACGCGGCCGACTTGGCGCGGGAGCGCGTCTTGCCGTTCGGTGCAACGGGCTCGTGA
- a CDS encoding type II toxin-antitoxin system RelE/ParE family toxin, producing MKVFISKRARQAAERIDARWRASADHPDTFAQEFLAAVDFLESEPAPGSPFPTTRRPGLKRFLLPKAHCHIYFDVDETQQVIRVLHVWDGRREKPPKL from the coding sequence GTGAAGGTCTTCATTTCGAAGCGGGCCCGGCAGGCCGCCGAGCGGATTGACGCGCGCTGGCGCGCGAGCGCCGACCACCCCGACACCTTTGCGCAGGAATTCCTCGCCGCGGTCGACTTTCTCGAGTCCGAACCGGCTCCCGGCTCGCCATTTCCGACGACGAGACGACCCGGTCTCAAGCGGTTTCTGTTGCCGAAGGCACACTGCCACATCTACTTCGATGTGGACGAAACGCAGCAAGTGATCCGGGTGCTCCACGTCTGGGACGGCCGTCGGGAGAAGCCGCCGAAGCTCTGA
- a CDS encoding DUF2779 domain-containing protein: MQLSKSRFTTGLQCHRRLWWTVHERNAPELQIDASLQVVFDHGSDVGEVARGYIPGGVLIDLPHYEVKQRIADTRKALESGARVIYEASFKADDVFVAVDILHRSKRGWIVTEVKSTASVKAAHIPDAAIQTHVVRKVGLDVARTEVMHLNTQCRHPNLANLFTRADVTEQVEAELPAIPREVRRQLRMLEGPLPDVDIGDHCNDPYDCPFVSRCWPEAPKDHVSTLYKIGRKRVEQLVEGGHESIHDLPGDVELSTIADRQRRAVQRGEMVVEPGLGAALAELEGPLAYLDFETVSLPIPVWQGCSPYDSVPVQLSCHIENPRGALDHHEWLADGPDDPREPLARALIRALRGAHTIVAYNASFEIERIRELADALPHLASPLSDIAGRVRDLLPVVRNHVYHPEFGGGFGLKRVLPALVPGLSHAQLEIQDGGVATAELERLMFGGAEMSLAERAKLRAALLAYCELDTWGLVKIVETLREIGRRRAPGMDATKHAR, translated from the coding sequence GTGCAGCTGTCGAAGTCGAGATTCACAACCGGGCTCCAGTGCCACCGTCGCTTGTGGTGGACCGTTCACGAGCGCAACGCGCCCGAGCTTCAGATCGATGCGTCGCTTCAGGTCGTGTTCGACCACGGTTCCGACGTGGGCGAGGTTGCGCGCGGCTACATCCCGGGCGGCGTACTCATCGATCTGCCTCACTATGAGGTGAAGCAACGCATCGCCGACACCCGCAAGGCGCTCGAAAGCGGAGCCAGGGTCATCTACGAGGCGTCGTTCAAGGCGGACGACGTCTTCGTCGCCGTGGACATCCTCCATCGGTCGAAGCGCGGCTGGATCGTCACTGAGGTCAAGAGCACCGCGAGCGTGAAGGCCGCCCACATCCCCGACGCCGCCATCCAGACCCACGTGGTTCGCAAAGTCGGGCTCGACGTCGCGCGCACCGAGGTCATGCACCTGAACACCCAGTGCCGTCACCCGAACTTGGCAAACCTGTTCACGCGCGCCGACGTGACCGAGCAGGTCGAGGCCGAGCTACCCGCGATCCCGCGCGAGGTCCGGCGCCAGCTCCGAATGCTCGAGGGCCCGCTGCCTGACGTCGACATCGGCGATCACTGCAACGACCCCTACGACTGCCCGTTCGTGTCCCGGTGCTGGCCCGAGGCGCCGAAGGACCACGTGAGCACGCTCTACAAGATCGGCCGCAAACGGGTCGAGCAGCTCGTCGAGGGCGGCCACGAGTCCATCCACGATTTGCCCGGCGACGTCGAGCTGAGCACCATCGCCGATCGGCAACGCCGCGCCGTGCAGCGCGGAGAGATGGTGGTCGAGCCCGGCCTCGGCGCCGCCTTGGCAGAGCTCGAGGGGCCGCTCGCCTATCTCGACTTCGAGACCGTGTCCCTACCCATCCCGGTCTGGCAGGGGTGCAGTCCGTACGACTCGGTGCCAGTGCAGTTGTCTTGCCACATCGAGAACCCCCGCGGCGCCCTCGACCATCACGAGTGGCTCGCCGATGGGCCTGACGACCCGCGCGAGCCCCTGGCACGAGCGCTCATCCGCGCCCTCCGCGGCGCTCACACCATCGTGGCCTACAACGCCAGCTTCGAGATCGAGCGCATTCGCGAGCTCGCCGATGCCCTACCCCATCTCGCCTCGCCTCTGTCAGACATCGCCGGGCGCGTGCGCGATCTGCTCCCCGTCGTCCGCAACCACGTCTACCACCCTGAATTCGGCGGAGGCTTCGGCTTGAAGCGCGTGCTCCCGGCCCTCGTGCCGGGGCTGAGCCACGCCCAGCTCGAGATCCAGGATGGCGGCGTCGCGACGGCGGAGCTCGAGCGGCTGATGTTCGGTGGCGCGGAGATGTCCCTGGCGGAGCGGGCGAAGCTGAGGGCGGCGCTGCTCGCGTACTGTGAGCTCGACACGTGGGGGTTGGTGAAGATCGTGGAGACGTTGAGGGAGATTGGCCGGCGGCGAGCGCCGGGTATGGACGCCACCAAACACGCGCGGTGA
- a CDS encoding ribonuclease H-like domain-containing protein produces MSLWARSIYTEVPSLHFRGSDERKMVFLDIETTSLSPRAGGVTLVGLTYAVPGGRVVEQHFVDHPRDEGRVLREAARRVAQFSTVVTYHGLGFDIPFLHARADRHGSYWPDLQHWDLLPEARRWRRTYRAPEDCRLQTVLEHFALDREDDTTGADMVAAYHRWLGKHCTDSRQILLEHNADDVRLLPELAHVLSGHSRARGQAPGGRVRRGRSQVELRLGN; encoded by the coding sequence ATGTCGCTCTGGGCGCGCAGCATCTACACCGAGGTTCCGAGTCTTCACTTCCGCGGCTCCGACGAGCGGAAGATGGTCTTCCTGGACATCGAGACCACGTCGCTCTCGCCGCGCGCGGGCGGCGTGACCCTGGTCGGGCTGACGTACGCGGTGCCTGGCGGACGCGTCGTCGAGCAGCACTTCGTCGATCACCCCCGCGACGAGGGTCGGGTCCTACGCGAGGCCGCGCGACGCGTCGCGCAGTTCTCGACGGTCGTGACCTACCACGGGCTGGGCTTCGACATCCCGTTCCTGCACGCCCGGGCGGATCGCCACGGCTCGTACTGGCCCGACCTTCAGCACTGGGATCTGCTCCCCGAGGCCCGGCGCTGGCGGCGCACCTACCGCGCGCCCGAGGACTGCCGGCTGCAGACGGTGCTCGAGCATTTCGCCCTCGATCGCGAGGACGACACCACCGGCGCCGACATGGTCGCCGCGTACCATCGCTGGCTCGGCAAGCACTGCACGGACTCCCGCCAGATCCTGCTGGAGCACAACGCCGACGACGTCCGGTTGCTGCCCGAGCTCGCTCACGTCCTGAGCGGGCACTCGCGAGCGCGCGGGCAGGCGCCCGGTGGGCGGGTGCGTCGCGGGAGGTCTCAGGTCGAGCTCCGGTTGGGGAACTGA
- a CDS encoding DUF5615 family PIN-like protein gives MAFKLDENLPTEAVALLQQDGHDVSSVMQQGLGGHPDPDVSRVGRSEGRVLVTLDVDFANVQNYRPSEYPGIIVLRLGRQGKRQVLSVLDALRGQLDPAELTGRLWIVEESRIRIRE, from the coding sequence ATCGCATTCAAGCTCGATGAGAACCTGCCGACCGAGGCTGTCGCGCTGCTCCAGCAGGACGGGCATGACGTCAGCAGCGTCATGCAACAAGGACTTGGGGGACACCCGGACCCGGATGTGTCCAGGGTTGGCCGAAGCGAAGGGCGCGTGCTCGTGACTCTCGACGTCGACTTTGCGAACGTGCAGAACTACCGGCCTTCCGAATACCCGGGAATCATCGTGCTCCGCCTCGGCAGGCAGGGAAAACGTCAGGTCCTTTCTGTGCTCGACGCGTTGCGCGGGCAGCTCGACCCCGCTGAGCTCACGGGCAGACTCTGGATCGTCGAGGAGTCTCGTATCCGCATTCGTGAGTGA